The window AAGATTTACGTACTGGTGTGGAAACGCGTAACACGCAAGCCGTGCTGGATGGTGATTTGGATAAATTCATTGAAGCTAGTTTAAAAGCTGGCCTGTGAGGAAAAAATGTCTCAAGAGCAACAGGGTGTAGAGCAAGCTCCCGATTTGAACAACGAACTAAAAACGCGTAAAGAAAAACTCGCGGCGTTACGTGAAAAAGGTATTCCATTTCCGAATGATTTTCGTCGTGAAAATGTTTCAAACACTATTCATGCTCAGTATGGTGAAAAGTCATCGGAAGAGTTAGAAGACTTGAATATTGAAGTCTCCATTGCAGGTCGTATGATGACTCGTCGTATTATGGGGAAAGCCTCATTTGCAACGTTGCAAGATGTCGGTGGACGTATTCAAATTTACGTATCACGGGATGATTTAGCGGAAGGCGTTTACAACGAGCAGTTCAAAAAATGGGACTTAGGTGACATTTTAGGCGCGAAAGGGCGTTTATTCAAAACCAAAACGGGAGAACTCACCGTTCACTGTCACGAAGTACGCTTATTAACCAAGGCATTACGTCCATTACCCGATAAATTCCACGGTTTATCAGACCAAGAAACACGTTATCGTCAGCGTTATCTTGATTTGATCGCAAATGATGAATCACGTCACACGTTTATCGTTCGTTCTAAAATCTTGGCGGAAGTTCGTAATTTCATGGTAGCTCGCGGCTTCATGGAAGTTGAGACCCCTATGATGCAGGTCATCCCTGGTGGTGCATCAGCACGCCCATTTATCACGCACCATAATGCGTTAGATATCGACATGTATTTGCGTATCGCGCCTGAGTTGTACTTAAAACGATTAGTGGTAGGTGGTTTTGAACGGGTTTTCGAAATTAACCGTAACTTCCGTAATGAAGGTTTATCACCACGCCATAATCCTGAGTTCACAATGATGGAACTCTATATGGCATACGCTGATTACCGTGATTTGATTGAATTAACAGAAGATTTATTCCGTACGCTGACGCAAAAAGTGTTAGGCAATACGGTCGTTCAATATGGCGATCAACAATTCGATTTTGGTCAACCCTTTACTAAATTGACCATGAAGCAAGCTATCTGCAAATATCGTCCAGAAACCGATGTGGCTGACTTAGACGATATGGATAAAGCGGTTGCGATTGCACAATCTTTAGGGATTAAGGTTGAGAAAAGCTGGGGCTTAGGCCGAGTCCAGTGTGAAATCTTTGAAGAGGTTGCGGAAAGCCATCTAATTCAACCTACTTTCATCACTGAGTACCCTGCGGAAGTTTCACCG of the Providencia rettgeri genome contains:
- the lysS gene encoding lysine--tRNA ligase: MSQEQQGVEQAPDLNNELKTRKEKLAALREKGIPFPNDFRRENVSNTIHAQYGEKSSEELEDLNIEVSIAGRMMTRRIMGKASFATLQDVGGRIQIYVSRDDLAEGVYNEQFKKWDLGDILGAKGRLFKTKTGELTVHCHEVRLLTKALRPLPDKFHGLSDQETRYRQRYLDLIANDESRHTFIVRSKILAEVRNFMVARGFMEVETPMMQVIPGGASARPFITHHNALDIDMYLRIAPELYLKRLVVGGFERVFEINRNFRNEGLSPRHNPEFTMMELYMAYADYRDLIELTEDLFRTLTQKVLGNTVVQYGDQQFDFGQPFTKLTMKQAICKYRPETDVADLDDMDKAVAIAQSLGIKVEKSWGLGRVQCEIFEEVAESHLIQPTFITEYPAEVSPLARRNDDNPFITDRFEFFIGGREIGNGFSELNDAEDQAERFAEQVRQKDEGDDEAMFYDEDYVTALEHGLPPTAGLGIGIDRMVMLFTNSHTIRDVILFPALRPTKS